A window of Apium graveolens cultivar Ventura chromosome 8, ASM990537v1, whole genome shotgun sequence contains these coding sequences:
- the LOC141679946 gene encoding uncharacterized protein LOC141679946: MTMYLEATDSEYLNMIYDGPHRPMKLSVIVRGQEEKMVDKDKNNYTPEDLSSIMKDAKVRHLLYSSLDNVISNRVIGCKTAKEIWDILEVKCQSTTVIKKNRRTILTEEYEHFDSKVDESLIEIYDKFHNC, translated from the coding sequence ATGACTATGTATCTAGAAGCAACTGATTCTGAATATCTGAAcatgatttatgatggtcctcacaggCCTATGAAACTATCTGTTATAGTTCGTGGTCAAGAGGAAAAGATGGTTGACAAGGACAAAAATAATTATACTCCCGaggatctttcatctattatgaaagatgcaaaagtaagacatcTTTTGTATAGTAGTCTAGACAATGTCATATCTaatagggtgattggatgcaaaaCTGCGAAAGAAATTTGGGACATTTTGGAGGTTAAGTGTCAAAGCACAACTGTTATTAAGAAGAACAGAAGAACAATACTCACTgaggagtatgagcactttgactcaaaagttgatgaatcTTTGATTGAAATCTATGACAAATTTCATAATTGCTGA